The following nucleotide sequence is from Zea mays cultivar B73 chromosome 1, Zm-B73-REFERENCE-NAM-5.0, whole genome shotgun sequence.
GTCCTCTACTTTCAAGTATGGGCTCTTATGTGAGTATTTCTGTGGGATTGTGGAATAAGGGACATCTGTGGTATGTGCCTTGCCCCCCAAAACATAAAGTAGCCCCTTGAAACAGAGCTTTATGCTCCCAAAAGAGAATGAAATGCAGGAACAAAAGGACCTGTTGCATTGAAAAAAATCCATCCCTCCATAAATTATTTACTCAAAAAAGCAGTGAGATAATGAATAGTATCTTAATATCCAGGGTACCGTAAAGCAATTCTACCCTTGGCTATCAGAGTTTCACAGGTTAAATTAATGTTCACTCGTTCTGTGGTAGGAACAGAACATTTTTCTCTGAACCAAATTGGTTCAACcaattaaatgccctaaaatgtgCCTAAATAAAACCCAGACTTCGTGAAGCTAGCAAGCAGTTCATGAGTTTTGGAGGCACAAAGAATAGAAGCTAGTAGGCATAATTCGTGTACACGCTTGCAATTAGATCAGGTCCCATTACAGATAACCAGGTTAGGCTTTGCCTTCCGCTCGGTTTCGCATGGTAGGAAGTGGATAGAAGGGGCATGCCAGATAGCTTAGAGTTTTTTTTTTGCTATTATAGGACTCTTTTTAACAGGCTTCTCCCTAATGGTGCTCTGAATATAAGCTTCTCCTCGATAGCTTAGGTTAGACTTTGGTTGCTGCACTGGCGCTCGGTTTCGCGCAGCAGGAAGGGAAGAGAAGGGACCGGCATACCATTTGTTGAGCGCTCATTGCCGGAGACGGGGCCGACGAAGACCTGGGAATCTGGCGAAGACGGTGGTAGTGCCGTAGTGGTCGCGCTGAGAGGGGGAGAGAGCACGCGCGGGGAGAACGAGTAACCCAGGCCTGGGCCGTtccgccgggggggggggggggggggggggggggggggggcgcaaccgtacagagagagagagactcaGAGAGGATCGGCCTAGATCGAATCAGCGGAAACATGTGAAGTGCTCCAAGATCTTACTGGGCCTAGGACAGGCCAGATAGTTCGATTGGGCCGGATCGGATGCACCAGTGCACCACGTAGAAAGACCGACTCCGTTAGCTTCTCCCTTCCCTCACCGAAAAAAAAACCATCACCGCCTTCCCGGCGCTCGCCGCTgccacccgtcgccgcgcgcctttcCGCCACCCGCCGCCGCTGTTGGCGCCCAAACATCGCATCTGCTGTTGCTTTATCCCTTTTATTCCACAGCCGCTCTAAGTGGTGGGTGTCCCTCTATATTCGCCGCTTATAGGAATCGAGGGTTCGATCGGCTGTGGTGCGTGGTGACTGTGAACGAGGAGGAGCGCAAAGATGGCTGATTTCCGGACCTCCACCCAACGGGAGAGGTGGATCTTCCAGTCGCACGATTTGGTGAGCTCGGGCGCTCAGAGTTTGCTTTACTATGCTTTGTCACGGTCTCGGCGGTTCCAGTCTGTTCTGACTTTCTGACAGTacggcgcgcccgcgcgcccttaTGCTGTGCTTCGCAGatggagaggtgggcggcggcaaaCCAGCGGGCCGCTCAGACCCTTGCGCAGGTTGGGTTGCGTTGCTTCCCCTTGGGTAGCCGTATCTACTTGATTAATTCCGAGTTTACTCATCGTTCCTCTCGTGCTCTTTGTGAAGTATGGGACGACCCGGCTTAATGTGGACCTGCTTGATGGCTCGGTATCCTACCCAGAGTCCATGCCGGATCATGGTATGCGACATTTGTTGGTTTATAACTCACCTGTGCTATGTGTATTCCAAAATATGAAATATATATGCACCACCAGTTCACTCCAAAGAGCTGTGCTTTCATGATTTTCCACTTGCGCTTCGTCAAGCTAGTGTTGAAATAGTGTTCTTTGGTTCAGTTGAGGGTAGCTCGGTTGTAAAGCCTCTTTCTTACGAAGAGGAGCAATTGACAAGGGTATTTTACGAGCAGAAGATTCAGGAAGTATGCGCTGCATTCAAGTTCCCTCACAAAATCCAGGTAAAGAATCCCCTCTTCCAAGATGGAACCTTTATGAGGTTATGATTCTGGTTGCTCATGGTTTGCTTACTGCTTTGCAGGCTACAGCAATAATATATTTCAAGAGATTCTATCTACAATGGTCTGTAATGGAGCATCAACCAAAGCATATTATGTAAGCAGGGTACTCAGCAGTAATGAAACAATTATGGTTCTACGTTTGTGAATGTAAAGGTTGATTTCTAGTGTGCTCATGCTTAGCTAAGTTCTCTTCATATTATGTGAAGATCGATGCATGTGACTTGAAAACTGAGTGTGCTTATCTAAGTTATCTTCATATTGTGTTAAGAGCGATGTGTGTGTCTTGATCAAAACTATGAGGGTGATGTGTCTTGTTCTGTGCCTATACGTTCAAGTTTGATTTCCTGAATGTATTTAGTGTTTTGACTGGACATTCCAGCTAACTAACTTTCGTCTCACAGGTTAACATGTGTATATGCTTCTTGCAAAGTGGAAGAAAACCATGTTTCTGCTGAGGAACTTGGTAAAGGAATTCAGCAGGACCACCAGATCATTCTAAATAATGAGATGATTCTTCTTAAAGTATGCCACTTCCACATTTTGTTTTGTTAGTACCTCCAAGCAACCTGAATATGGCATTAAGTTTCTTGTTGGCTTCCAGACTTTAGATTTTGATCTCATTGTTTATGCTCCATATCGATCGATTGAAGGATTTATTGATGACCTAGAGGTAAGTGTGTACTTGTTTTGTGCTGCAAATTAAGGTCTGTTTGTTTaccctctagattatataatccagtttAAATAAGTTAAGAGAAACAAAACAACACAGATTATTaggtagattatataatctagatacctagattatgataatctataagcaggtcattaggtgcttatataatccataagctagattatataatcctggaGAGAAACAACAGGGCCTAACAAGTAAAGTTTCTTGTGGTTCTTTGGTTTAGGAAGGAGTTCCATGGCATTCACATATATAAATTCTTCACAGTTCAATCTTTCCACTGCACTATATATTGTCTAACACTATTGATTTTTGTATGAAGGATTTCTGCAGGGCAGGTAATGGTCCATTCCAGCGTTTGAAGGTAACATTTGCTGTTTCTGCTtcttttttgtttttcttttggACGTGTTCCAGTGTGCACAAACTGAGGTAAACCATGTTCAACAACAACAAAGCTCGTTAGTTCTAAACAAGTTGGGGTAAGCTAGAGTTAAAACCTAACAGAAACCACAAGTCAAGGTTCAGACATGGATAACTGTTTACTATCCACTCTTGTTCAAGGATAAATCTTTGAGTATATTCCATCCTTTTGGGTCTTTTTACCGTTCCTTCCCTTGTCAACTTTGGTCTTCCTTTGCCACACTTTCCGTTGCTATCGCGTCTTAGGATCTCATTACACAATCTAGTGATCTCCTTTGGACATGTCTAAACCATTTCCACCAGTGTTGGACAAGTTTTTCTTCAAATGGTGCTACCGCTAGCCTATCATGTATATCATCGTTATGGACTTAATCCCTTCTTGTATGGCTACAAATCCAACGCAATGTGTGCATTTcttcaacacttatctgttgAACACTTGAACATGTCATATTTTTGTAGGCCAACATTCTACACCATACAACATAGCATGTGTCATATTTTTGTAGGCCAACATTCTACACCATACAACATAGCATGGGTAGTATGAGTGGTAGGTTTGGGGTCTAAGACTAGGACCCCGACTCTTGGACGTCGTCGGGATGGCGGTTGTGGAAGGGCGGTACTGTTCACGTGATGAACAATACCCGTGGATGAACAGTGGCGCCGGATGAACAGTAGGTGAGTTGGGGAAGCACGGGCAAGATACTTGCCTGCTTCGTTTATTCCTTAGCCAAAAGGAGCTATATATATGGTTGAGATAGCAGCCTCAAACTCTATCCAAGACTAACAACCCGATCCTAACAAAATCCATCTGATCTAACAAACTCTATTCCATCTAACAAACCCTATCCGATCTAACAAACTCTCTATCCCATCTAACAACCTAAGCAAACTAACAAATGATAGTATGGGATGCCGGTCATAACAGTTTTCAAGCTAGAATAGACACCCTATGTGCTCTCAGTATAGAAACAAAATAATTACTACGGCATATTCTGCAAGGTGTACATTGTTTGTTCTTACCTCTGATTGGCTTACAGGAGTTGCGCCAGGCTGCTATATCCCATGTTGACAAAATGATGTTGACTGATGCACCTCTTCTCTATACCCCTGGGCAGGTAACCTTACATTAACTCTTGTTAGTTATGGTATCATTACCATTTtgagcgaaagggcctctagccgagttggttaggtggtctgagtagcactccttagATCCTGAGTTAGATCCTGAGTTTGAATCtcagtgggagcgaatttcaagTTGTGGTTCAAAAAATGTCACTCGCTGGTTCCCCTGGTTGTGTACACACGAGATGGACTGACCTTTGGGGGGCGGATCCTCGTGTAGGGGCTAGGAGGGCTCAAAGCGCGAGTAAAGATCTGACCTATAGGGGCGGACCCTCATGTTGCACGAGGGACCAGCTTTCGTGACCTTTCTCGGTCAGGGCTCCGATTGAGCTTTTTCTTAATATAATATCGTGGGGACGGTCTTTCCCCTACTGGCCGAGTTTTTCATTACCATTTTGATGAGTTTACTGCTTTGATTTTGTTTCTGATCAAGAAAGCATCCAACGTGCAAACTTCTCAAACTTAGCTTGCTCAAACTTCAATTTTCCAACTGATCTCATCATATACTTTGTTTCAAATTTTGCAGTTGGCACTGGCGGCTCTTCACAAGTCTAATGATCTTCTCAGGGTCGTCGATTTTGAAAGGTCAGGAAACATTTTATCTGAATTATTATGAATACCATATGTCCATATGTCAGGGTTTTGTGTTTCAATATGTGGTTACTTCATATTTATTGTTTCCATGTTACAAAATTCATTGGTTGGTTGCAGATACTTGGAAATTATCTTCTCAAGGCAACATTCTGATTGTCCAATCGAACAGTTTGTTCAGTCGATCAACGAAATCAATTACTTAGTAAGGATTTGGCTTTGGGCTATAAAGTTTATGCGCAAGTAGGTTGTGCCAGTATCAATTTCCAATTTATTTTGGAGCCATGCATGATAAACATCAAGACCAGAGTCAGACATATCTGCTGATGGTTAAATCATGACAACTGGAGTTTGTTATCACTAGTCACTGCTAGTAAATTGTAGGACTTCCATCTGGTCGTTTTTTAGAGAACTCACAATGGTAAACTAAAAGGCCCACTAGAGCCAAATACTGAGCACTGAGTCTATGGGAGTGATATCTCCTTGTTCTGTAAGTGGCTTGCCTAGGGGTTGTTGTCTGGCCTGTTGTGGTTGGAGGGTTTTTTTTGCCTGTTTTCCATCTACTGCACGTCTGTATGGATTTCAGTCCCGGTTCCCCTTATGAGCCGGGTCAATTCCATTCTACTTCATTGAAAGGGAGAGCTCCTGCCATTGCATTAAAGAAAAAAGAGTATGCTACCTCTTAGCTCCTATGTTGCAGCAAGACAAAGCACACCAGATCTTTTTTTAATAAATTTTAATATTCAGTGCCACTATGGTATTGCTGTACTACGCTATGGTATCTTGTCACGTATAGGAGGTGTGCTTTGTCCAAGTAAACTGATACAAAAATATAGAAACTCGATTTAAAAGGCATGCCAATGCTGAATCTTATGACCGTGACCTCATGAGGTAGCGAGAGATCGTCTTTGCAGTAAAGAAGCCTTTATTTAATTTTATTATTCTTAACATTCCTTTTTGGCTTTTGTGGCCCCTAAAAAATGTATTTAGTGCATACTCATAGGAGAGCTAGCCCCATTGACCACTGTgatgtagatcttgtaattgggctCACAGAACTATGTTGGAAGCTTAAAGCTGGGCAACATTAGGCTTAGTGAACCAATATGAGTTTATCCTACAAAAGTTAAAGATTAGAAAATTAAAAACCCATCTGTCATTAACATGGTAGAAAATGCAGAAGACTCTTCTACTATGCCGATTCTGATCTTCATTCTGTAACCATATGGGCATATCTCTGCTACATACCATATTAATGAGTCTTCTATATTTTGATAGCTACCGTAACTTCGTCATTCTCTTTGTATTCTTTGTGCGTCTTGCAGGTCGACCAGCTTAATATACCTACTGTCAAAGACATGAGACACGTGGACCGCAAGCTGAAACATTGCTGGGATCCAAGCTCACATGACGAGTAGGCTCTCTTCTTTCACTGTGCCAGCATCATCTATGGCTATTATAACTAACCACGCTCATTTCTGTGATCCACCCATCTCTACAGgcataacaagaagaaagaaaagaagtcaAAGCACAAATCGAAAAGAACATCTACCGATGCCCAACTGTGAGCACCTTGTACTGCCAACTCACGTATACGATCATGTTCTATTCAGTCCTTGCATTGCTTCTGAACACCTTCTGTGCGGTAACAGATAGGAAGCATATGGTCCAGCAGTGGCTTTGTGTAAGAGTACAACGGTGAGGAATTTCGCTAGGCTGTCTAGTGTGCTTCATTATGTATGCTATCATGTTAACCAGTGGAGCAGCTTCGTTTAATCATTTCATTCAGGGCCTCCAAATGATCGAAACTGAACTCAGGCATCTAAGCACAGCAGCTCTAAGACAGCTTTCTACACCAGCTGAGGCATACCTGAGGTCAAGCAATTTTGTGACGATGTGGGCTATGGAACTTCATTGCTCCAATGGGAGAGTTGCAGCAAAGATACAAACTAAGAGATGTAACATTGGATGCCTATCTCCAAAGTACGGAGAACTTCAAATTTTATATGGCCGACTTTGTGTCAGCCACAATTACTTGAGTTCCTTTTGTTACGGATGTAGCATTGTTTATTAAGTTTAAACGCCGAATCCAAGATGATCCACCTGCTGTTGTGAATCGTTTTTTAACTGATCAGTGATTTTGAATCTGGATTGTGTATATGTGTAGAGCTTATCATGGCACCAGATTGTTGAATAATTTCTGTTATTTCTATTGGTTCTGTTTTCCAGTGACCGGAAGTCCAACTCTAATTCAGACATCGGTGACGCGCTAACTTGTGTGTTGGCCCTTCTCAGTTCAGTCAGACAAATTTCCCTGTGTTCAGTCAGGGTAAAAACGCTAGACCTTTTGGTAGAAGTCGACATATAGAATGGTAAAAAGTTAACAGCACGAATGCCCGAAAGCTCAAAAATGCGCACTTGTTCAGCGGAGAAAACATGGTGCGTGCAAGCGCCACAGCTCAACTGTTCAGTTGTCTTCATTTCCTCGTCAGCGATAGCAAGGTAGAAACGATCCCTGACGGCCTTGCCAGCAGAATAGTAGTGTAAAGGCCGGAGAGAGCGTATGTACAAACTTCCTCCACTTGTTGGCACCATGTTTACAGATCTCAATGTGAGATCAGGAGTTCAGGACTGCAGTGCTGGTTATTTTGCCACAAACTTCAGTTTGGCGTTCGACTGCTTCAGCTTCACTGTGAGGTACCTATGCCGAGCAAATATCACCGCCACTGCCGTTCGCCGGATCAGCCTGCTGCTGTTCAGACATCAGCACCGCAGCTTCTTGGAGAGCTGCGTGTAACTCGTTGTGCATATTTGACTTCTCCAAGGTAAAACTAGCGCCGTTCATACATGGACTAGATCGTTTCCTTGTCTTCTCTTCAAGTATTTCTTTAACTGCCTGCACCCAGTCGAAAACTTGAACTAAGAAAAAAGATCATTGATTCCATAGGAACAAAACATTAAAAGCACACCAGATAACAAGCCAACGATGTTGAGGTATACCCCTAACAAAATGAAATTCTATATGCAAGTACAATGCTCAACTGTCGAGCAGCAAAGGATATGAAACTATTTATTCTGACAAAAAATCAAGATTTTTACCCCTGGAAACTGGATCAAAAATGAAAAACTGTTAACCTCGGAAACTGGTAACAGATTCTAAGGCTACTACATTGGCCGCCCTAAAATGATCTTGAGGGGGGTCCTGAATGTGGCAAAAAAAATTGTGAGTATGCCAATTAATAACTGTATCAGCGGTTCTCAGAAAAAAGAGGGATGGCAATATCGTGGATGTTAGAATATGTTCTTCGAACCAACCTAGTCACAAAGCAACCATCTACATAGATTGAATGAGAAGTGATAGGTCAAGATATTATGCTGATGCTAGCCACAAAACATATTTTGCAGGCACACACCGTAAGTAGAAGGATCATACTAGAGTGGAAACTTCACCAGAGACACATATACTCATTGTTCTCATTTTTAGCCTTTAGGGTTTATTAACTGGTTGATTTCTAACTAATACCCCATAGTTCCACCCAAGGCTCTT
It contains:
- the LOC100283483 gene encoding cyclin-H1-1 isoform X1; translation: MADFRTSTQRERWIFQSHDLMERWAAANQRAAQTLAQYGTTRLNVDLLDGSVSYPESMPDHVEGSSVVKPLSYEEEQLTRVFYEQKIQEVCAAFKFPHKIQATAIIYFKRFYLQWSVMEHQPKHIMLTCVYASCKVEENHVSAEELGKGIQQDHQIILNNEMILLKTLDFDLIVYAPYRSIEGFIDDLEDFCRAGNGPFQRLKELRQAAISHVDKMMLTDAPLLYTPGQLALAALHKSNDLLRVVDFERYLEIIFSRQHSDCPIEQFVQSINEINYLVDQLNIPTVKDMRHVDRKLKHCWDPSSHDEHNKKKEKKSKHKSKRTSTDAQL
- the LOC100283483 gene encoding Cyclin-H1-1 (The RefSeq protein has 1 substitution compared to this genomic sequence), which gives rise to MADFRTSTQRERWIFQSHDLMERWAAANQRAAQTLAQYGTTRLNVDLLDGSVSYPESMPDHVEGSSVVKPLSYEEEQLTRVFYEQKIQEVCAAFKFPHKIQATAIIYFKRFYLQWSVMEHQPKHIMLTCVYASCKVEENHVSAEELGKGIQQDHQIILNNEMILLKTLDFDLIVYAPYRSIEGFIDDLEDFCRAGNGPFQRLKELRQAAISHVDKMMLTDAPLLYTPGQLALAALHKSNDLLRVVDFERYLEIIFSRQHSDCPIEQFVQSINEINYLVDQLNIPTVKDMRHVDRKLKHCWDPSSHDEHNKKKEKKLKHKSKRTSTDAQL
- the LOC100283483 gene encoding cyclin-H1-1 isoform X2, with the translated sequence MERWAAANQRAAQTLAQYGTTRLNVDLLDGSVSYPESMPDHVEGSSVVKPLSYEEEQLTRVFYEQKIQEVCAAFKFPHKIQATAIIYFKRFYLQWSVMEHQPKHIMLTCVYASCKVEENHVSAEELGKGIQQDHQIILNNEMILLKTLDFDLIVYAPYRSIEGFIDDLEDFCRAGNGPFQRLKELRQAAISHVDKMMLTDAPLLYTPGQLALAALHKSNDLLRVVDFERYLEIIFSRQHSDCPIEQFVQSINEINYLVDQLNIPTVKDMRHVDRKLKHCWDPSSHDEHNKKKEKKSKHKSKRTSTDAQL